The sequence below is a genomic window from Micromonospora aurantiaca ATCC 27029.
CGGCCTGCACGAGCCGGTCGACGAGCGTGGTCGCCGAGGCGGACCGGATGCCGAGCCGGTTGCCCAGTTCCACCGGGCCCAGTGGCTCCGGGCTGGAGACCAGGTGGTCGATCGCCGCGGCGTCGGTGGCGTTGAGGCCCAGGCGGCGGGCCAGCGCGGCCCGGGTGTCACCCGCGATCCGCAGCACGTCGCGCAGCGCGCGGGAGGCCTCGCTGCTCGGCGGCGGGCCCGGCGCGGGCTCTCCGGTTGACGGCACCCCTTCCATGGGATAAAGCTAGCATCTCGGGTAGCTAGAAAATCTAGCTAAAAGGAGGGCGAGATGCGCGGCGACGGGCGCGGACGCTGGTTCGGGCTGCTGGCCATCAGCCTCGGCGTAGCGATGATCATCGTGGACGCCACGATCGTGAACGTCGCGGTGCCGCAGATCATCCGGGACCTCGACATCACCTCCACCGACGCGCAGTGGGTGCAGGAGGCGTACACCCTGGTCTTCGCGGCGCTGCTGCTGGTCGCCGGTCGCTTCGCCGACCGGTCCGGGCGGCGGCGGATGTTCCTCGTCGGCGTCACCGTGTTCGTGGTCGCGAGCGTGCTCGCGGCGCTCGCCGGTTCCGGCGAGACACTCATCGCCTCCCGGGTGCTCCAGGGCGTCGGCGGGGCGATGATGCTGCCCACCTCGCTCTCCCTGCTCAACGCCAACTTCACCGGCCGGGAGAAGGGCATCGCGTTCGCCGTCTGGGGCTCCACGATCGGTGGCGCGGCGGCGCTCGGGCCGCTGCTCGGCGGCTGGCTCACCACCACGTACTCCTGGCGGTGGGCCTTCGGCATCAACGTGCCGGTCGGCCTGGCCGTGATCGTCGCGACGCTCGTGCTCGTGGCCGAGTCCCGCGACGAGCGGGCCGAGCGCGGGCTGGACCTGCTCGGCGCGCTGCTCTCGGTGGTCGGCATGACCGGCGTGGTCTTCGCGCTGATCGAGGGCCGCACCTACGGCTGGTGGGAACGGGAGCGGCCGTTGCGCCTGTTCGGGCTGGACTGGACCGCGTCGATCTCGCCGGTGCCGGTGGCCGCGCTGGTGGGTCTCGTCGCGCTCGGCATCTTCCTGGCCCAGCAGGTACGCCGCAACCGGGCCGGCCGCCCGGCGCTGCTCGACCTGTCGTTGTTCGGCATCGGTTCGTTCCGCAACGGCATCCTGGCCGCCGCGATCGTCAGCCTGGGCGAGTTCGGCCTGCTGTTCGCGCTGCCGCTGTGGTTTCAGAACGTGCTCGGCTACAGCGCCTTCCGAACCGGCCTGGCGCTGCTGCCGCTCGCCGTCGGCAGCTTCCTGGCCAGCGGCATCGGCGCGCCGCTGACCCAGCGCTGGGGCGCGGCCCGGGTGGTCCAGCTCGGCGTGGCCGCCGAACTGGTCGGCGTGGCCGGGCTCGGGTTCGTGGTCGCGCCGGACACCAGTTGGTGGGCGCCGCTGGGCTTCCTGTTCGTGTACGGCGTCGGCGTCGGCCTGGCCACCGCCCAGCTCACCGGCGTCTCGCTGTCGCAGGTGCCGGTACGCCTCAGCGGCCAGGGCTCGGGCCTGCAGAGCACCGCCCGGCAGGTCGGCTCCGCGCTCGGCATCGCGGTGCTCGGCACCGTGCTCTTCGCCGGTCTCGGCGGGATCCTCGGCGACCGCCTGGCCGACCAGCCCGGACTCACCCCGGTCCAGCGGGACCAGGTGGTGAGCGCGGTCAAGGAGAGCGCCGGTGCGGCGATCACCGGGTTGGCGGCGGACCCGCGTACCGCCCCGATCGCGGAGGAGGCGAAGCAGGCGTTCTCCGACGCCACCAGGTACGCGGCCTTCGCGGGCGCCGGGTTCCTGTTGATCGGCCTGGTCGCCTGCCTGCGCCTGCCGACGGTGCGCCACGAGGAGACCGGGGAGCCCCCGCCCGCCGAGGCGGAGCCGTCCCGGGCCTGAGCCGCGTCCCCGCCGGGGCCGTCCCGGCCGGGCCTGCCGTCGGGTCATCCGCCGAGGGCGACCGCCAGCGCCGCGGCCACGAAGACGACCTGGAGCACCGTACGGACGCCGAGCGGCGTCACCGGGCGGCCGGCGAGCGTGAGGTGACGCCGCGCTGCGGACACGTTCGCCGGGAACATGGCGAGCATCAGCAGCACCAGCCCGGCCGCAGCCGGGCGCGCGGTGGCCGGGAACAGCAGGGCGAGCGCGCCGGCGAGTTCCAGCACGCCGGTGACTGTGACCAGCAGGCCGGGCCGGGGCAGCGACGGCGGGACCATCGCGATCAGGTCGGCCCGGCGGGACGCGAAGTGGGCCACGCCGGTCAGCACGAACATCAGCGCCAGCCCCACCCGCAGCGCGGGGTGCCACCCGTCCAGGGCGTCCACGCCGAGCAGGCCGGCGATCCGGGCCAGCGCGGTGCCGGCGAGGAGTGCGATCAGGGGTGCCATTGTCGATCCCTCCGACGATCATCTTGTCGATGACAAGATTGCGCGCTACGCGCCATCTTGTCAATGACAAGTTAGGATGACGGCATGGCCTCGTACCACCACGGCGACCTCCGCCGCGTCCTGCTGAGCACCGCGGCCGAGGCGATCGCCGAGTCCGGGCCGGCCGCGCTGAGCCTGCGTGAACTGGCCCGGCGCGCCGGCGTCTCGCACGCCGCGCCCGCGCACCACTTCGGCGACAAGGCCGGGCTGCTCACCGCGCTCGCCACCCAGGGCTTCGACCTGCTCGCCGACGCGTTGCGGCAGGCCGGGGACGACCTGCTCGACACCGGCGTGGCCTACGTCGGGTTCGCGGTGCGGCACCGCGCGCACTTCGACGTCATGTTCCGGCCCGAGCTGTACCGGGCCGACGCCCCGGAGCTGGTCGCCGCCCGCGCCCGGTCGGGGGATGTGCTGCGCGAGGGGGTGGCCCGGCACACCGGTCGGGAGCCGGACGCGGACGCGCTCGCCGCCTGGTCGATCGTGCACGGCTTCGCCACGCTCTGGCTCTCCGGCGCGCTGCCACCACGGGTGGGCGACGACCCGGAGGCCGCCGCCCGCACCGTGATCAGGCGGTTGTTCGACTGAGCCGGCGGGCCGGTCGGGGCGTCACCAGCTCGTGGGCAGCGGCATCCCCTCGGTGTACCCGGCGGCGCTCTGCACGCCGACGAGCGCCCGCTCGTGGAACTCCTCCAGGCTGCGCGCCCCCGCGTACGTGAACGCGCTGCGTACGCCGGAGATGATCTCGTCGATCAGGTCCTCGACGCCGGGCCGGTTCGGGTCCAGATACATCCGGGCCGAGGAGATGCCCTCCTCGAAGATCGCCTTGCGGGCCCTGTCGAACGCGCTGTCCTCGGCCGTACGGGCGCTCACCGCACGCGACGACGCCATGCCGAAGCTCTCCTTGTAGCGCCGCCCGTCGGCGTCGGTGTAGAGGTCGCCGGGGGACTCGTAGGTGCCGGCGAACCAGGAGCCGATCATCACGTTCGAGGCGCCCGCCGCGAGCGCCAGCGCCACGTCCCGCGGGTGGCGTACGCCGCCGTCGGCCCAGACGTGCCGCCCCAGCGAGCGGGCCGCCGCCGCGCAGTCGAGCACGGCGGAGAACTGCGGGCGGCCCACGCCGGTCATCATCCGGGTGGTGCACATCGCACCCGGTCCGACGCCGACCTTCACGATGTCCGCGCCCGCGTCGACCAGGTCGCGTACGCCGTCGGCGGTCACCACGTTCCCGGCCGCCACCGGCACCGGCGGGTCCAGCCGGCGGACCGCCCGCAGCGCCTGGAGCATCCGCTCCTGGTGCCCGTGCGCGGTGTCCACCACGAGCGTGTCCACCCCGGCCTCCAGCAGCGCGGCGGCCTTGCCGGTGACGTCGCCGTTGATGCCCACTGCGGCGGCGATCCGCAGCCGCCCCCGGTCGTCCACTGCGGGCTTGTAGAGCGTGGCGCGCAGAGCGCCCTGCCGGGTCAGCACCCCGATCAGGCGTCCGTCTCCGTCC
It includes:
- a CDS encoding MarR family winged helix-turn-helix transcriptional regulator produces the protein MEGVPSTGEPAPGPPPSSEASRALRDVLRIAGDTRAALARRLGLNATDAAAIDHLVSSPEPLGPVELGNRLGIRSASATTLVDRLVQAGHVARTPHPHDRRRLSLQVTESAVSEVLEALRPMLVGVDRAVARLTPEQAEATTAFLREVTEVMREYVATAPDEPSRARADRG
- a CDS encoding DHA2 family efflux MFS transporter permease subunit encodes the protein MRGDGRGRWFGLLAISLGVAMIIVDATIVNVAVPQIIRDLDITSTDAQWVQEAYTLVFAALLLVAGRFADRSGRRRMFLVGVTVFVVASVLAALAGSGETLIASRVLQGVGGAMMLPTSLSLLNANFTGREKGIAFAVWGSTIGGAAALGPLLGGWLTTTYSWRWAFGINVPVGLAVIVATLVLVAESRDERAERGLDLLGALLSVVGMTGVVFALIEGRTYGWWERERPLRLFGLDWTASISPVPVAALVGLVALGIFLAQQVRRNRAGRPALLDLSLFGIGSFRNGILAAAIVSLGEFGLLFALPLWFQNVLGYSAFRTGLALLPLAVGSFLASGIGAPLTQRWGAARVVQLGVAAELVGVAGLGFVVAPDTSWWAPLGFLFVYGVGVGLATAQLTGVSLSQVPVRLSGQGSGLQSTARQVGSALGIAVLGTVLFAGLGGILGDRLADQPGLTPVQRDQVVSAVKESAGAAITGLAADPRTAPIAEEAKQAFSDATRYAAFAGAGFLLIGLVACLRLPTVRHEETGEPPPAEAEPSRA
- a CDS encoding DoxX family protein; amino-acid sequence: MAPLIALLAGTALARIAGLLGVDALDGWHPALRVGLALMFVLTGVAHFASRRADLIAMVPPSLPRPGLLVTVTGVLELAGALALLFPATARPAAAGLVLLMLAMFPANVSAARRHLTLAGRPVTPLGVRTVLQVVFVAAALAVALGG
- a CDS encoding TetR/AcrR family transcriptional regulator: MASYHHGDLRRVLLSTAAEAIAESGPAALSLRELARRAGVSHAAPAHHFGDKAGLLTALATQGFDLLADALRQAGDDLLDTGVAYVGFAVRHRAHFDVMFRPELYRADAPELVAARARSGDVLREGVARHTGREPDADALAAWSIVHGFATLWLSGALPPRVGDDPEAAARTVIRRLFD
- a CDS encoding GuaB1 family IMP dehydrogenase-related protein, which encodes MRFLHGAVPAHDLTYNDVFMAPNRSEVGSRLDVDLATTDGTGTTIPLVVANMTAVAGRRMAETVARRGAVAVIPQDIPIEVVANVVGWVKQRHLVHDTAITLGPTDTVGDAIHLLPKRSHGAVVVVDADGRPMGVVTEADTVGVDRFAQLRHVMSTELHTVPADADPRTGFDRLSAGRRRLAPVVDGDGRLIGVLTRQGALRATLYKPAVDDRGRLRIAAAVGINGDVTGKAAALLEAGVDTLVVDTAHGHQERMLQALRAVRRLDPPVPVAAGNVVTADGVRDLVDAGADIVKVGVGPGAMCTTRMMTGVGRPQFSAVLDCAAAARSLGRHVWADGGVRHPRDVALALAAGASNVMIGSWFAGTYESPGDLYTDADGRRYKESFGMASSRAVSARTAEDSAFDRARKAIFEEGISSARMYLDPNRPGVEDLIDEIISGVRSAFTYAGARSLEEFHERALVGVQSAAGYTEGMPLPTSW